A single region of the Deefgea piscis genome encodes:
- a CDS encoding D-2-hydroxyacid dehydrogenase translates to MHEPLIVFLDRASLPVRLKPLAMSHHWQEYPQTLAHEVVARLAGATVAISNKVPINREMMVALPDLKLIAVAATGYNQIDVSAAKELNIAVCNIRDYAIHGVAEHTLMLMLALRRQLLSYRQQVLAGAWQAASGFCVFGAPLHDLAGSRLCLIGSGALGQATAVLARAFGMQVFFVEHRGAANVRPGYLAWDEALATADILSLHCPLNDATRGMIAAPELAAMKNTSLLINTARGGLVDEADLLTALQTGKIAGAGLDVLVTEPPTAGNALLDVALPNLLITPHVAWASVETMQTLADQLIDNIGGFLQGQARNLL, encoded by the coding sequence ATGCATGAACCTTTAATCGTTTTTTTGGATCGAGCCAGTTTGCCCGTGCGCTTAAAACCGCTGGCCATGTCACATCATTGGCAAGAGTATCCGCAAACGCTGGCCCATGAGGTGGTAGCTAGGCTGGCGGGGGCGACGGTTGCCATTAGTAATAAAGTGCCCATTAATCGCGAAATGATGGTGGCTTTGCCCGATTTAAAACTTATCGCGGTGGCGGCGACCGGGTATAACCAGATCGACGTGTCGGCGGCGAAAGAATTGAATATTGCAGTATGCAATATTCGTGATTACGCCATTCATGGTGTGGCCGAGCATACGCTGATGTTGATGTTGGCTTTGCGGCGACAATTACTGTCGTATCGGCAGCAGGTACTGGCTGGGGCGTGGCAGGCGGCCAGTGGCTTTTGTGTTTTTGGCGCGCCACTGCATGATTTGGCTGGGAGTCGTTTGTGTTTGATCGGTTCGGGCGCGCTCGGACAGGCGACGGCCGTATTGGCGCGCGCTTTTGGCATGCAGGTGTTTTTTGTTGAGCATCGCGGAGCGGCTAATGTTCGACCGGGTTATTTGGCATGGGATGAGGCGTTGGCAACGGCGGATATTTTAAGTTTGCATTGCCCGCTCAATGACGCCACGCGTGGCATGATTGCCGCACCGGAATTGGCGGCGATGAAAAATACCAGCTTACTGATTAACACGGCACGTGGTGGTTTAGTCGATGAGGCGGATTTGCTAACGGCGCTACAAACCGGAAAAATTGCCGGTGCGGGTTTGGATGTGTTGGTGACTGAGCCACCGACTGCGGGCAATGCACTACTGGATGTCGCACTGCCCAATTTATTGATTACGCCGCATGTGGCATGGGCCAGCGTGGAAACCATGCAAACTTTGGCTGATCAATTAATCGATAATATCGGTGGTTTTTTGCAAGGCCAAGCACGCAATTTACTGTAA